One Gloeocapsopsis sp. IPPAS B-1203 DNA window includes the following coding sequences:
- a CDS encoding AI-2E family transporter translates to MTNSHKTKVQQWLSIGLPFPLVILNGWLLLQAFEYFQPLVSIFVLAAILAFILNYPVDFLQQRQIERKYAVGIVFITALVILVGLGITLIPIFLEELNESAKLLPQWIDSGSEKLHAVDDWAASRNLPINFTELASQITARLPDELESLAQRFLGVALGAIDSVSELIVTVVISFYFLLDGERIWKGIIKLFPPRFGITLQQSLKQNFQNYFIGQVALAVIVGIAMTLVFLFLDVPFGSIFGLGVGILTLIPFGDVLSFSLVSLLVASHDFWLGVKTLAVALVVDQIIDQIIAPRLLGSFTGLSPVGIIAALAIGTKLAGLLGLLVAVPLASCLKDVLDNMQDEPEATNSAVTADRLVSQ, encoded by the coding sequence ATGACTAATTCACATAAAACTAAAGTACAGCAATGGTTATCAATCGGATTGCCGTTTCCTTTAGTTATTTTAAATGGTTGGTTACTATTACAAGCTTTTGAGTATTTTCAACCATTAGTGAGTATTTTTGTTTTGGCTGCTATTTTAGCTTTTATTTTAAACTATCCTGTTGATTTTTTACAACAACGTCAAATAGAACGTAAATATGCTGTGGGAATTGTTTTTATCACAGCTTTAGTCATTTTAGTTGGTTTAGGTATCACTTTAATACCGATATTTTTAGAAGAATTAAATGAAAGTGCTAAACTACTACCACAGTGGATTGATTCAGGAAGTGAAAAACTTCACGCCGTTGATGATTGGGCTGCATCGCGAAATTTACCAATTAATTTTACTGAATTAGCCAGTCAAATCACCGCACGTCTACCCGACGAATTAGAATCTTTAGCACAGCGCTTTTTAGGAGTGGCACTAGGGGCAATTGATAGCGTTTCGGAACTTATTGTAACAGTCGTTATTAGTTTCTATTTTCTCCTAGATGGCGAACGAATTTGGAAAGGTATTATTAAACTATTTCCACCACGTTTTGGTATTACTTTACAACAATCTTTGAAACAGAATTTTCAAAACTACTTTATCGGGCAAGTTGCTTTAGCAGTCATTGTTGGTATCGCGATGACTTTAGTATTTCTGTTTTTAGATGTTCCTTTTGGTTCAATTTTTGGGTTAGGTGTAGGAATTCTAACACTAATTCCCTTTGGCGATGTTTTGAGTTTTAGTTTAGTAAGTTTGTTAGTCGCTTCGCACGATTTTTGGCTAGGAGTTAAAACATTAGCTGTTGCGCTTGTTGTCGATCAAATTATCGATCAAATCATTGCACCTAGGTTGCTTGGAAGTTTTACCGGACTTAGCCCTGTAGGAATTATTGCAGCTTTAGCTATTGGCACAAAACTTGCAGGGCTTTTAGGGTTACTTGTTGCTGTACCTTTAGCAAGTTGTTTAAAAGACGTATTAGATAATATGCAAGATGAACCGGAAGCGACTAATTCCGCAGTAACCGCAGACCGCTTAGTGTCACAATAA
- a CDS encoding Gfo/Idh/MocA family oxidoreductase, whose product MIVDRALQARAAADNPIRVGMIGAGFMGRGITNQIVNFVPGMEIVAIANRHLEGAQQAYTEAGVEDVQVVSCVSKLEDAIAGGQYAVTEDALLLCQAEGIDALIEVTGTIEFAAQIVMSAIAHRKHNYSHECRT is encoded by the coding sequence ATGATTGTCGATAGGGCGCTGCAAGCCCGTGCTGCTGCTGATAATCCAATTAGAGTTGGTATGATTGGCGCTGGCTTTATGGGGCGAGGAATTACCAATCAGATCGTTAACTTTGTTCCTGGAATGGAGATAGTCGCTATTGCTAATCGCCATCTAGAAGGCGCTCAACAAGCTTATACTGAGGCTGGTGTAGAGGATGTCCAAGTAGTTTCATGTGTTAGTAAGTTAGAAGATGCGATCGCTGGTGGACAATATGCAGTCACTGAAGATGCACTATTGCTGTGTCAAGCGGAAGGGATTGATGCACTCATTGAAGTAACTGGCACAATTGAGTTTGCTGCGCAGATCGTGATGTCCGCGATCGCCCATCGCAAACATAATTATTCTCATGAATGCAGAACTTGA
- a CDS encoding GNAT family N-acetyltransferase: MNTSIRLLQENELATADHIFRLAFGTFIGLPQPTDFGGDANYVQPRWKVEPSAAFAAEVEGKLVGSNIATCWGSVGTFGPLTIHPDFWDRGIAQRLIEPVMTQFAQWGTQQAGLFTFPNSPKHHTLYQKFGFYPRFLTFIMTKPIQAIQQELPGTKYSQLDPQEQSHCLKECSQLTDAIYSGLDLSREIEAVHAQNLGDTVLLWDETGLTGFAVCHCGAGSEAGSDVCYIKFGAVRPGIQAEEQFEKLLSLCEAYGASQKMLRLVAGVNTSHDAAYTRMVARHFRTEIVGVVMHKPNEPGYNRPDVFVLDDWR; encoded by the coding sequence ATGAACACCTCGATTCGGCTCCTTCAAGAAAATGAGCTAGCAACGGCTGACCATATCTTTCGACTTGCCTTCGGTACTTTTATCGGATTGCCTCAACCCACTGATTTTGGCGGTGATGCGAACTATGTTCAACCCCGTTGGAAAGTTGAGCCGTCAGCGGCATTTGCTGCTGAGGTTGAGGGGAAACTAGTAGGCTCGAATATTGCCACTTGTTGGGGTAGCGTCGGTACTTTTGGACCGCTCACTATTCACCCTGACTTCTGGGATCGAGGCATTGCTCAACGTTTGATTGAACCTGTAATGACTCAGTTTGCTCAGTGGGGAACGCAACAGGCTGGGTTGTTTACCTTTCCAAATAGCCCAAAGCATCACACTCTTTATCAGAAGTTTGGATTCTACCCGCGCTTTCTGACCTTTATTATGACAAAACCAATTCAAGCAATTCAGCAGGAATTACCAGGAACGAAGTACTCCCAACTCGATCCACAGGAACAATCTCATTGTCTCAAAGAGTGTTCTCAACTCACAGATGCGATTTATTCAGGGCTAGATTTATCGCGCGAGATTGAAGCCGTTCATGCTCAAAATTTAGGTGACACCGTTTTGCTGTGGGATGAAACAGGTCTAACAGGATTCGCTGTTTGTCATTGTGGTGCAGGCAGCGAAGCAGGTAGCGATGTATGCTATATCAAGTTTGGCGCAGTGCGCCCAGGAATACAAGCGGAAGAACAGTTTGAGAAGTTACTTAGTCTGTGTGAAGCATATGGAGCGTCTCAAAAAATGTTGCGTCTCGTTGCTGGCGTGAATACCAGCCATGATGCAGCCTATACCAGAATGGTTGCTCGCCATTTTCGCACTGAGATCGTCGGTGTCGTCATGCACAAGCCAAACGAGCCTGGTTACAATCGACCAGACGTTTTTGTATTAGACGATTGGCGCTAG
- a CDS encoding heavy metal translocating P-type ATPase: MKLTTVMAHSFAIPRLKTLTEHPDAVAAIACGVLLFCGWLSLYWGWLGLGLLLLCAAYVIGGYESAREGLTTLWKERELDVDLLMIVAALGAAGLGLWRREYYLIVDGAVLILIFAISGALEGYAMQRTERDIRSLMSLSADTARVLLHGQEQMIAVAKLQVGDRILVKPGELIPTDGIIVEGYTTLNEAAITGESLPVEKTVGDEVFAGTLNGYGALQLRVHQPPESSLIQRVIQLVKQAQTEAPPSQLFIERFERGYARVIVVCGILLAILPPLIWGWNWETTIYRALIFLVVASPCALMAAIMPTLLSGIANGARQGILFKSGAQLEMMGKVKAIAFDKTGTLTTGKLQVVEVIPADGVSESEVLQVAAALEAYSEHPIGEAIVKAMKRGNDTQKIENVRSHPGLGISGEVNNQEVLVGKATFVCEQSSVSRTDLEESSQQLEAQGKTVVWVARENQVLGIIAVADTVRSQAFQIVAHLKHLGVQQVVMLTGDNERTARNIAQDIGVDRVYAGLLPEDKVNAIRDLQKQYQTVAMVGDGINDAPALAQASVGIAMGVAGSDVALETADIVLMADRLDKLVAAIKLGRRSQSIVKQNIVFALGFIILLLIANFAGNITLPLGVIGHEGSTVIVTLSGLRLLRN; this comes from the coding sequence CACTGACAGAACATCCTGATGCAGTTGCTGCGATCGCTTGTGGCGTTCTTTTATTCTGCGGTTGGCTGTCGTTGTACTGGGGTTGGCTGGGTTTAGGATTGTTACTGCTGTGTGCAGCGTATGTGATTGGCGGCTACGAAAGCGCTCGTGAAGGATTGACAACGCTATGGAAAGAAAGAGAACTCGATGTCGATTTACTGATGATTGTCGCCGCGTTAGGTGCGGCAGGATTGGGTTTGTGGCGACGCGAGTATTATTTAATTGTTGATGGGGCGGTATTAATATTAATCTTTGCCATCAGTGGGGCGTTAGAAGGCTATGCAATGCAGCGTACCGAACGTGATATTCGTAGCCTAATGAGTTTGAGTGCAGATACCGCACGCGTATTATTGCACGGACAAGAACAAATGATTGCGGTGGCGAAATTACAAGTAGGCGATCGCATTCTTGTCAAACCTGGAGAATTGATTCCCACCGATGGCATTATTGTTGAAGGTTACACGACGCTTAATGAAGCCGCGATTACCGGTGAATCGCTACCAGTCGAAAAAACAGTCGGCGATGAAGTTTTTGCAGGTACGCTGAATGGTTACGGTGCATTGCAACTACGAGTTCATCAGCCACCCGAAAGTAGTTTAATTCAGCGCGTGATTCAACTTGTCAAACAAGCACAAACCGAAGCCCCACCATCGCAGTTATTTATTGAGCGTTTTGAACGCGGCTATGCGCGGGTGATTGTCGTGTGTGGAATTCTACTCGCAATTTTACCACCGTTGATTTGGGGTTGGAATTGGGAAACAACGATTTATCGCGCTTTGATTTTTTTGGTTGTGGCTTCGCCGTGTGCGTTGATGGCGGCGATTATGCCTACTTTATTATCGGGAATCGCGAATGGAGCGCGTCAAGGGATTTTGTTTAAAAGTGGCGCACAGTTGGAAATGATGGGAAAAGTAAAAGCGATCGCATTTGATAAAACAGGTACGCTGACAACGGGGAAGTTGCAGGTTGTGGAGGTGATTCCGGCGGATGGGGTTTCCGAATCGGAGGTGTTGCAAGTAGCAGCGGCGTTGGAAGCTTATTCGGAACATCCAATTGGTGAGGCGATTGTTAAGGCGATGAAGCGAGGAAACGACACACAAAAAATAGAGAATGTGCGCTCGCATCCTGGATTGGGAATTAGTGGAGAAGTCAATAATCAGGAAGTTTTAGTAGGAAAAGCAACCTTTGTTTGTGAACAAAGTAGCGTTTCTCGAACAGATTTGGAGGAATCCAGCCAGCAACTCGAAGCCCAGGGTAAAACTGTGGTGTGGGTGGCGAGAGAAAATCAAGTATTGGGAATTATCGCGGTGGCGGATACGGTGCGATCGCAAGCTTTTCAAATTGTGGCGCACTTGAAGCATTTAGGAGTTCAGCAGGTTGTGATGCTGACGGGGGATAATGAACGTACTGCACGTAACATTGCGCAAGATATTGGTGTTGATCGAGTTTATGCGGGGCTTTTACCAGAAGATAAAGTCAATGCGATTCGTGACTTACAAAAACAATATCAAACTGTGGCAATGGTAGGTGATGGAATTAATGATGCACCTGCACTTGCTCAAGCATCAGTGGGGATTGCAATGGGGGTGGCGGGGAGTGATGTAGCGTTGGAAACAGCGGATATTGTCTTAATGGCGGATCGTTTAGATAAGTTAGTTGCAGCGATAAAATTGGGAAGGCGATCGCAATCGATTGTTAAACAAAACATTGTGTTTGCTTTGGGGTTTATTATATTACTATTAATTGCGAATTTTGCGGGTAATATTACTTTACCTTTAGGCGTGATTGGGCATGAAGGTTCAACAGTTATTGTGACACTAAGCGGTCTGCGGTTACTGCGGAATTAG
- a CDS encoding acyltransferase, whose product MIPALPQRIWFRFSHAKRLASVHSIVLTKWSMFWMQFAGLGYLGRTSTWIATWFAPPYKERRRLARYNSKGYVAPSATIHHSHLQLGTHIFIGDRVIIFRDTNGGFVELAERVHLHNDTCIQTGDGGSLKIGSDTHIQPRCQFSAYKGYIEIGCGVQIAPNCAFYPYAHGIAPGELIKQQPLQTKGGIIVDDDAWLGFGVVVLDGVRIGKGAVVGAGAVVTNDVPDGAIAVGVPARAIAMRS is encoded by the coding sequence ATGATACCTGCGTTACCTCAGCGTATTTGGTTTCGTTTTTCCCATGCCAAGCGATTGGCTAGCGTGCACAGCATTGTCTTAACCAAATGGTCGATGTTTTGGATGCAATTTGCTGGATTAGGTTATTTAGGACGAACTTCAACTTGGATTGCAACTTGGTTTGCTCCACCTTACAAAGAACGCCGTCGTTTGGCTCGTTATAACTCAAAAGGCTATGTTGCGCCTAGTGCAACTATCCATCATTCTCATCTGCAACTCGGCACGCATATTTTTATTGGCGATCGCGTCATTATTTTTCGTGACACCAATGGCGGTTTCGTAGAATTAGCTGAACGCGTCCATTTGCATAATGATACCTGTATTCAAACAGGTGATGGCGGCAGCCTCAAGATTGGTTCTGATACGCACATTCAACCCCGCTGCCAATTCTCCGCATATAAGGGATACATTGAGATTGGTTGTGGCGTCCAAATTGCACCAAACTGCGCTTTCTATCCCTATGCTCACGGCATAGCACCAGGAGAGTTAATTAAGCAACAACCGTTGCAGACAAAAGGAGGCATTATCGTTGATGACGACGCCTGGTTGGGTTTTGGTGTCGTTGTTTTAGACGGAGTCAGAATTGGCAAGGGTGCTGTAGTTGGTGCTGGTGCTGTTGTCACCAATGATGTACCTGATGGCGCGATCGCAGTAGGTGTGCCAGCGCGGGCGATCGCTATGCGCAGCTAA
- a CDS encoding SAF domain-containing protein translates to MNAELDGTIGPILKVYADRAGVILSACDGDQPGFQMNLYRFVKSIGLTPLLCGNIKGLQDPYRNPTTQEAFAQRWGQKNHMVTSFADGTKISFEQAIVANATGMKVAKRGMLGYNYHGHVDEMTKIYNVEQLLEWGGIVDYVVGAKPSPGVFVFATHNDPQQCHYLNLYKLGEGPLYSFYTPYHLCHFEVPLSVARAIIFQDAVMTPLSGPLVDVVATAKTNLKAGDVLDGIGYYMTYGQCENSNITLQQNLLPMGLAEGCRLLRDIPKDQVLTYNDVELPSGRFCDNLRAQQNAYTLSKSPARVA, encoded by the coding sequence ATGAATGCAGAACTTGACGGCACAATTGGTCCAATTCTTAAAGTGTATGCCGATCGTGCTGGAGTTATTCTCAGTGCATGTGATGGCGATCAGCCTGGCTTCCAAATGAATCTCTACCGCTTCGTCAAAAGCATCGGTCTCACTCCACTATTATGCGGTAACATCAAAGGACTCCAAGACCCTTACCGCAACCCGACAACCCAAGAAGCGTTTGCTCAGCGCTGGGGGCAAAAAAACCATATGGTAACGAGTTTTGCTGATGGTACTAAAATTTCTTTTGAGCAAGCGATCGTTGCTAATGCAACAGGCATGAAAGTAGCTAAGCGCGGTATGCTGGGCTACAACTACCATGGTCATGTTGATGAGATGACCAAAATATACAATGTTGAGCAACTACTCGAATGGGGCGGAATTGTAGATTATGTTGTTGGTGCGAAACCGAGTCCTGGTGTATTTGTGTTTGCTACTCATAACGATCCTCAGCAATGTCACTATTTAAACCTGTATAAGTTAGGTGAAGGTCCACTTTATAGCTTCTACACGCCGTATCACTTGTGTCACTTTGAAGTGCCGTTGTCAGTCGCGAGGGCTATTATATTTCAAGATGCCGTCATGACTCCACTCAGCGGACCTTTAGTAGATGTCGTTGCAACTGCCAAAACTAACTTAAAAGCTGGAGACGTACTTGATGGCATTGGTTACTATATGACTTATGGGCAATGTGAAAACTCCAACATTACTCTACAGCAAAACTTACTACCTATGGGCTTAGCCGAAGGATGTCGCTTGCTGCGAGATATCCCCAAAGATCAAGTGCTTACTTACAACGATGTAGAATTACCTTCAGGTAGATTTTGTGATAATTTACGCGCCCAACAAAACGCTTATACCCTATCAAAATCTCCTGCCCGTGTTGCATAG
- a CDS encoding sugar phosphate nucleotidyltransferase produces the protein MKAVILAGGLGTRISEETSLKPKPMVEIGSRPILWHIMKIYSTYNINDFIICCGYKGYVIKEYFANYFLHMSDITLDVRFNQMNIHCGYAEPWRSTLVDTGELTMTGGRLLRVREHIGNQTFCFTYGDGVSSVNIEELISFQEKPGGDGAWINGGFFVLEPEVIDYIADDFTVWEKEPLEKLAYMQQLSAFKHTGFWQPMDTLRDKNYLENLWKNGQAPWKVW, from the coding sequence ATGAAAGCAGTCATTCTTGCTGGCGGACTTGGCACTCGCATTAGTGAAGAAACTTCACTTAAGCCAAAGCCCATGGTAGAAATTGGGAGCCGTCCTATTTTATGGCACATTATGAAAATATATTCCACCTATAACATTAATGATTTCATTATTTGCTGTGGCTACAAAGGCTATGTAATTAAGGAATACTTTGCAAATTACTTTTTGCATATGTCTGATATTACTCTCGATGTACGTTTCAATCAAATGAATATTCACTGTGGTTATGCTGAACCTTGGCGAAGCACGCTTGTAGATACGGGTGAACTAACGATGACTGGTGGACGACTTCTTCGAGTCAGAGAACATATTGGCAACCAAACATTTTGTTTCACTTATGGAGATGGAGTCAGCAGTGTCAATATTGAAGAACTCATTAGTTTTCAAGAAAAGCCTGGAGGGGATGGTGCTTGGATAAATGGTGGTTTTTTTGTCTTAGAACCTGAAGTTATTGACTATATTGCAGATGACTTTACCGTTTGGGAAAAAGAACCACTAGAAAAATTAGCTTACATGCAACAGCTATCTGCTTTTAAACATACTGGCTTTTGGCAACCAATGGACACGTTACGAGATAAAAACTACTTAGAGAATCTCTGGAAAAATGGTCAAGCTCCTTGGAAAGTTTGGTAG
- a CDS encoding helix-turn-helix domain-containing protein has protein sequence MPKRLTVKAHLTLEELERCYRQARDGVELTRYQTIWLLAQGKQTKDIAAVVGYTPNSIRRLTRQYNQHGPEVLRNRRRNQPGAPTLLTKGQQAQLAQALQKPAPDGEAWNSRRVAEWMSKLLKRPVAVQRGWEYLRLLQKSIEVAQPCHKTEA, from the coding sequence ATGCCGAAACGCTTAACTGTAAAAGCCCACCTCACCCTAGAAGAACTAGAAAGATGCTATCGTCAAGCGCGAGATGGTGTCGAACTAACGCGTTATCAAACTATCTGGTTACTAGCACAAGGTAAGCAGACAAAAGACATTGCCGCTGTAGTTGGTTATACTCCTAATTCAATTCGTCGCCTTACTCGTCAGTATAATCAACATGGACCAGAGGTGCTCAGAAACCGCCGTCGTAACCAACCTGGGGCACCCACTTTGCTCACAAAAGGGCAACAAGCTCAACTAGCCCAAGCTTTGCAAAAACCTGCGCCTGATGGAGAAGCATGGAATAGCCGTAGGGTAGCTGAATGGATGAGCAAACTTCTCAAGCGTCCTGTTGCAGTTCAACGAGGGTGGGAGTATTTACGCCTTCTACAAAAGAGCATAGAGGTAGCCCAACCTTGTCACAAGACAGAAGCATAA
- a CDS encoding NAD(P)-binding protein, with amino-acid sequence MLIDTLMLPENTLIESDVCIVGAGAAGITLARELRGQPYKICLLESGGLDFDEVAQSLYQGANVGVPYFPLSESRARYFGGSTNLWGGTCRPLDDIDFEYRSWGSAK; translated from the coding sequence ATGTTAATTGATACATTGATGTTACCGGAAAACACGCTGATTGAGAGTGATGTGTGTATTGTTGGTGCCGGTGCTGCTGGCATTACACTAGCGCGAGAATTGCGCGGTCAACCATACAAAATTTGCTTGCTAGAAAGTGGCGGATTAGACTTTGATGAAGTTGCGCAATCACTTTATCAGGGTGCAAATGTAGGTGTTCCCTACTTTCCTTTAAGTGAGTCACGCGCTCGATATTTTGGTGGTTCTACTAATCTTTGGGGCGGTACTTGCCGACCACTTGACGACATTGATTTTGAATACCGCTCTTGGGGTAGTGCTAAATAA
- the rfbC gene encoding dTDP-4-dehydrorhamnose 3,5-epimerase — protein sequence MKFIKTKLKDAFIIDIEQRQDHRGFFARTFCAREFAAHGLKPVVAQGNLSFNYKKGTVRGMHYQIAPAREVKLIRCTQGAIYDVIIDMRPDSPTFLEHIGVELTAENRRALYVPAMCAHGYQTLVDNTEVVYQVSGFYAPNHERGLRYDDPTFSIAWPLPVSEISQKDMAWCLFQSFFIGVKS from the coding sequence ATGAAATTCATCAAAACGAAGCTCAAAGATGCATTCATTATTGACATAGAACAACGACAAGACCATCGAGGTTTTTTTGCACGAACCTTCTGTGCGCGGGAATTTGCAGCACATGGTCTTAAACCAGTTGTTGCACAAGGCAATTTATCTTTCAACTATAAAAAGGGAACAGTGCGGGGAATGCATTATCAAATTGCTCCAGCCCGCGAAGTAAAGTTGATTCGCTGTACTCAGGGTGCGATCTATGACGTCATTATCGATATGCGTCCTGATTCTCCAACTTTTTTAGAACATATTGGCGTAGAACTAACCGCTGAAAATCGTCGGGCTTTATATGTACCAGCAATGTGTGCCCACGGCTATCAAACTCTCGTTGATAACACTGAGGTAGTGTATCAAGTTAGTGGATTTTATGCTCCAAACCATGAGCGTGGTCTGCGCTATGACGACCCAACCTTTAGTATTGCATGGCCTCTCCCTGTTAGTGAAATTTCCCAGAAAGATATGGCTTGGTGTTTATTTCAATCTTTTTTTATAGGAGTTAAATCGTGA
- a CDS encoding sulfotransferase gives MTLPNFLIIGAAKSGTTSLYEYLKAHPQVYTSPIKEPKFFGLEGEKIIFQRPDDAKENHTIITDIKTYQSLFQGVSNEIAIGEASPWYLYLQKAPIQIYKYVPQVKIIALLHNPIDRAYSNFLHQCRFGAEPVTDFALALREEKIRMQSNWRPF, from the coding sequence ATGACTCTACCTAATTTTTTGATTATTGGTGCAGCAAAGTCTGGAACAACTTCACTTTATGAATATTTGAAAGCTCATCCACAGGTTTATACAAGTCCAATTAAAGAGCCTAAATTCTTTGGATTAGAAGGAGAAAAAATAATTTTTCAAAGACCAGACGATGCAAAGGAAAATCACACTATTATTACTGATATCAAGACATATCAATCACTGTTTCAAGGGGTTTCAAATGAGATAGCAATTGGTGAAGCATCTCCGTGGTATCTTTACCTTCAAAAAGCTCCTATCCAAATTTATAAATATGTGCCACAAGTAAAAATAATTGCTCTTCTACACAATCCTATTGATAGAGCATACTCTAATTTTTTGCATCAGTGTCGATTTGGTGCTGAACCAGTAACTGATTTTGCTCTGGCACTTCGCGAAGAGAAAATACGAATGCAGAGTAACTGGAGACCTTTTTAG
- a CDS encoding helix-turn-helix domain-containing protein, whose product MPKRLTLAPHLNLEELERHYRQASNVTESRHYQVILLLAKGWKSEAVAAVTGYTRTRIYGIVKAYNDRGAEALSDRRQQNSGAPTLISDFQQAQLWQVLQSKSPDEKLWNGREVADYLSELTGKRISRQRGWEILRRINFAQTSTQQKQWKKANKHNCTDQEKLI is encoded by the coding sequence ATGCCAAAACGTTTAACACTTGCACCACATCTCAACTTAGAAGAGTTGGAACGTCACTATCGCCAAGCTTCAAATGTTACTGAAAGCCGTCACTATCAAGTAATTTTGCTACTAGCAAAAGGCTGGAAAAGTGAAGCAGTTGCTGCTGTAACAGGATATACTCGTACCCGTATTTATGGAATTGTCAAAGCCTACAACGATCGCGGTGCTGAAGCCTTAAGCGATCGCCGCCAACAAAACTCTGGTGCACCTACACTAATTAGTGATTTTCAGCAAGCACAGCTTTGGCAAGTTCTTCAAAGCAAGTCTCCTGACGAAAAATTGTGGAATGGGCGTGAAGTAGCCGATTATCTCAGTGAGTTAACTGGAAAACGGATCAGCCGTCAACGGGGATGGGAAATCTTGCGTCGCATAAACTTTGCGCAGACATCGACGCAGCAAAAACAGTGGAAAAAAGCGAACAAGCACAACTGCACAGATCAAGAAAAGCTTATTTAG
- the uraH gene encoding hydroxyisourate hydrolase — protein MAGKLTTHVLDTAHGCPAANVGVELWLVDTQSGQKTLLKAIATNHDGRTDVPLLSDEELKVGTYELVFVVHDYFAKILDNLPNPPFLNRIPIQFGIADLAAHYHVPLLVSPWSYSTYRGS, from the coding sequence ATGGCAGGTAAACTGACTACTCATGTTTTAGATACAGCCCACGGCTGTCCAGCTGCCAATGTAGGTGTTGAACTGTGGCTGGTGGATACTCAGTCTGGACAAAAAACACTGCTCAAAGCGATCGCAACTAACCATGATGGTCGCACCGACGTACCATTGTTATCTGATGAAGAACTCAAAGTCGGTACTTATGAGTTAGTTTTCGTAGTACACGATTATTTTGCAAAAATTTTAGATAATTTACCAAATCCGCCTTTTCTCAATCGTATTCCTATTCAATTTGGTATTGCTGACCTTGCAGCACATTATCACGTTCCCTTACTAGTTTCTCCTTGGTCATACAGTACTTATCGCGGTAGCTAA